One genomic window of Gallus gallus isolate bGalGal1 chromosome 34, bGalGal1.mat.broiler.GRCg7b, whole genome shotgun sequence includes the following:
- the ENDOU gene encoding uridylate-specific endoribonuclease, giving the protein MLRSAGVMKAFILFLGVGTALGSLYTDPDSCRGRCEEPYSHEDECHCDVGCRSRNSCCWDYPEHCGAGEEEAHRRTAEHFSSSHDAISDEELLRVSEQLYGADHNKAQPNDITINPQHRAAPDQTGLQEDRSPELLYAYVNEKLFSKPTYSSFIRLLDNYQRATGREEEVTAEELREQDVFLREVMETELMKKLFAFLHTKNRYGSEEEFLQDLKEMWFGLYSRGDGEKDSSGFEHVFSGEIKKGKVSGFHNWIRFYLLEKQGLVNYFSHNFDGPWDTYPDVLGLQFSWDGFYKEVGSAFIGCSPEFEFGIYTLCFIARPGRACHLSLGGHGVSIQTYTWTKSTYGHGKKYIAAAYVISP; this is encoded by the exons CCCTGTACACGGACCCCGACTCCTGCAGGGGACGCTGCGAGGAACCCTACAGCCATGAGGATGAGTGCCACTGCGACGTCGGCTGCCGGAGCcgcaacagctgctgctgggattaCCCGGAGCACTGCGGGGCAG gtgAGGAAGAGGCGCACAGACGCACTGCAG agcacttctccagcagccaCGATGCCATCAGTGACGAGGAGCTGCTCCGCGTCTCCGAGCAGCTCTATGGGGCGGATCACAACAAGGCTCAACCCAACGACATCACCATCAACCCGCAGCACCGGGCTGCCCCCGACCAAACGGGGCTCCAGGAGGACCGCTCCCCCGAGCT GCTCTACGCATACGTCAACGAGAAGCTCTTCTCCAAACCCACCTACTCCAGCTTCATCCGTTTGCTGGACAACTACCAGAGGGCGACGGGCCGTGAGGAGGAGGTGACGGCCGAGGAGCTGCGGGAGCAGGACGTCTTCCTCCGGGAGGTGATGGAGACGGAGCTCATGAAGAAactctttgctttcctccatACGAAAA ATCGTTACGGCTCCGAGGAGGAATTCCTGCAGGATCTGAAGGAGATGTGGTTCGGGCTCTACTCCCGAGGTGATGGGGAGAAGGACTCCAGCGGCTTCGAGCACGTCTTCTCAG GGGAGATTAAAAAGGGGAAAGTGAGTGGATTTCACAACTGGATCCGCTTCTACCTCCTGGAAAAGCAGGGGCTGGTCAACTACTTCAGCCACAACTTCGACGGGCCG tgGGACACCTACCCTGacgtgctggggctgcagttCAGCTGGGACGGCTTCTACAAGGAGGTGGGCTCCGCGTTCATTGGCTGCAGCCCCGAGTTTGAATTTGGCATCTACACGTTGTGCTTCATTGCCCGACCTGGGAGGGC GTGTCACCTGAGCTTGGGTGGCCACGGCGTCAGCATCCAGACCTACACCTGGACCAAGTCCACCTATGGCCACGGCAAGAAATACATCGCCGCTGCCTACGTCATCTCACCCTGA